From the genome of Spinacia oleracea cultivar Varoflay chromosome 2, BTI_SOV_V1, whole genome shotgun sequence, one region includes:
- the LOC110787620 gene encoding cytochrome P450 76AD1 — translation MDNYTSLLIIFSFVWFIFYLYKLISNSSKLTSNGNSRLPPGPKSVPILGNLLHLGDSPHRYLANLATTYGPLISVKFGSITTIVVSSSAVAKEMFQKHDLTLSSRQVSAAVRSNGHDKFSVAWLPVCAKWRTLRKISAVQLFSSQRLDASQALRQEKVSELMVHVKECCKTGEALDVGGVAFTTSLNLLSNTFFSFDLANYTSSDTGEFKELVWSIMKEIGKPNLVDCFPILRFLSMFSVNNNLMGCGNKLNEVFEDIIDKRLKSNGVCGNDGDVLDTLLRVMKENDSDLSLDDIKHLLMDFFTAGTDTTSSTLEWAMTELLHNPEKMATAQAELKQVLGENKTIIGESDISKLPYLQAIVKETLRMHPPTVFLLPRKANNDVELYGYIVPKNAQIFVNLWAISRDPNHWVNPDLFSPERFMERDIDMKGQDFGLIPFGAGRRICPGDTLAFRMLNLMLGNLLHGFNWKVGDGIKPQDLDMSDKFGITIQKAIPLRAIPLPK, via the exons ATGGATAATTACacaagcttgttaattattttctcttttgtttgGTTTATCTTTTATCTTTACAAGCTGATTTCAAATTCCTCAAAACTCACTTCAAATGGTAACTCTAGGCTTCCTCCTGGTCCAAAATCTGTACCAATCCTAGGTAACTTACTTCATCTTGGCGATTCGCCTCACCGTTACTTAGCCAATCTTGCTACAACTTATGGCCCTTTAATCTCTGTTAAATTTGGTAGTATTACAACTATTGTTGTATCCTCTTCTGCAGTAGCCAAAGAAATGTTCCAAAAACATGACCTTACACTCTCTAGTAGGCAAGTTTCCGCCGCGGTACGCTCAAACGGGCACGACAAATTCTCCGTAGCATGGCTGCCCGTTTGCGCAAAATGGCGTACCCTTAGAAAGATCTCAGCCGTCCAATTGTTCTCCTCGCAAAGGCTTGACGCCAGTCAAGCCCTTAGACAAGAAAAAGTGTCTGAACTTATGGTTCACGTTAAGGAATGTTGTAAAACAGGGGAAGCACTTGATGTTGGTGGAGTTGCTTTTACAACATCCCTAAATTTGTTGTCCAACACGTTTTTCTCGTTCGATTTGGCTAACTATACTTCGAGTGATACAGGGGAGTTTAAGGAGCTTGTTTGGAGTATTATGAAGGAGATTGGAAAGCCTAATTTGGTTGATTGTTTTCCTATCTTAAGGTTCTTAAGTATGTTTAGTGTTAATAATAATTTGATGGGGTGTGGGAATAAATTGAACGAGGTTTTTGAAGATATCATAGACAAGAGATTGAAAAGTAATGGTGTTTGTGGAAATGATGGTGATGTGTTGGATACACTTCTTAGAGTCATGAAGGAGAATGATTCTGACTTGAGTCTTGATGATATTAAGCACCTTCTCATG GATTTCTTTACAGCAGGGACAGATACCACCTCCAGTACATTAGAGTGGGCAATGACAGAACTCCTCCACAACCCGGAAAAAATGGCAACGGCACAAGCCGAATTGAAACAAGTGCTCGGCGAGAACAAGACGATCATCGGAGAATCGGACATTTCAAAGCTTCCTTATTTACAAGCCATAGTGAAAGAGACTTTAAGGATGCACCCACCAACCGTGTTTCTACTACCACGTAAAGCAAACAATGACGTAGAATTATATGGTTACATCGTGCCTAAAAATGCACAAATATTCGTAAACCTATGGGCTATTTCGCGAGATCCTAATCACTGGGTAAATCCGGATTTATTTTCACCCGAAAGGTTTATGGAACGCGATATTGATATGAAGGGACAGGATTTCGGACTTATTCCGTTTGGAGCAGGGAGAAGGATATGTCCCGGAGATACGTTAGCGTTCCGAATGTTGAATCTTATGTTGGGGAATCTTCTTCATGGTTTTAATTGGAAGGTTGGAGATGGGATCAAACCTCAAGATTTGGATATGAGTGATAAATTTGGGATTACTATACAGAAAGCTATACCTCTTCGTGCCATTCCACTTCCTAAGTAA